The following proteins are encoded in a genomic region of Streptomyces sp. NBC_01723:
- a CDS encoding acyl-CoA dehydrogenase family protein, whose amino-acid sequence MNLELSEEQSAVRRLARDFVEREIAPHVVAWDRAEEVDRSIVKKLGEVGFLGLTVDEECGGSGGDHLAYCLVTEELGRGDSSVRGIVSVSLGLVAKTIAAWGDEEQKRRWLPGLTSGAYVGCFGLTEPGTGSDAGNLATRAVRDGDDYVINGTKMFITNGTWADVVLLFARSTDAPGHKGVSAFLVPTDTPGLTRRTIHGKLGLRGQATAELVLEDVRVPASAMLAPEGRGFSVAMSALAKGRMSVAAGCVGIAQAALDAAVRYAGEREQFGKTIAHHQLVQELISDIALDVDAARLLTWRVADLIDRGQPFTVESSKAKLFASEAAVRAANNALQVFGGYGYIDEYPAGKLLRDARVMTLYEGTSQIQKLVIGRALTGVSAF is encoded by the coding sequence ATGAATCTGGAGCTCAGCGAGGAGCAGAGCGCCGTGCGGCGGCTCGCGCGGGACTTCGTGGAGCGCGAGATCGCCCCGCACGTCGTCGCCTGGGACCGCGCCGAGGAGGTGGACCGGTCCATCGTGAAGAAGCTCGGCGAGGTCGGCTTCCTCGGGCTCACCGTCGACGAGGAGTGCGGCGGCTCCGGCGGCGACCATCTCGCGTACTGCCTGGTGACGGAGGAGCTGGGGCGCGGCGACAGCTCCGTGCGCGGCATCGTGTCCGTCTCCCTCGGCCTGGTCGCCAAGACCATCGCCGCCTGGGGCGACGAGGAGCAGAAGCGGCGCTGGCTGCCGGGGCTCACCTCCGGGGCGTACGTCGGCTGCTTCGGCCTCACCGAGCCCGGCACCGGCTCGGACGCGGGGAACCTCGCCACCCGGGCGGTCCGCGACGGCGACGACTACGTCATCAACGGCACGAAGATGTTCATCACCAACGGCACCTGGGCCGACGTCGTCCTGCTCTTCGCCCGCTCCACCGACGCCCCGGGCCACAAGGGTGTCTCCGCGTTCCTGGTGCCCACCGACACCCCCGGTCTGACCCGGCGCACCATCCACGGCAAGCTCGGGCTGCGCGGCCAGGCCACCGCCGAACTGGTCCTGGAGGACGTCCGGGTCCCGGCCTCCGCGATGCTCGCACCCGAGGGCAGGGGCTTCTCGGTCGCCATGTCCGCGCTCGCCAAGGGGCGGATGTCGGTCGCGGCCGGCTGCGTCGGCATCGCCCAGGCCGCGCTGGACGCGGCCGTGCGGTACGCCGGCGAGCGCGAGCAGTTCGGGAAGACCATCGCCCACCACCAGCTGGTGCAGGAGCTGATCAGCGACATCGCCCTCGACGTGGACGCCGCCCGGCTGCTGACCTGGCGGGTCGCCGACCTGATCGACCGCGGGCAGCCCTTCACCGTCGAGTCCTCCAAGGCCAAGCTGTTCGCCTCGGAGGCGGCCGTGCGCGCCGCCAACAACGCCCTCCAGGTCTTCGGCGGCTACGGCTACATCGACGAGTACCCGGCCGGCAAACTGCTGCGCGACGCCCGCGTGATGACGCTGTACGAGGGCACCAGCCAGATCCAGAAACTGGTCATCGGGCGGGCGCTGACCGGGGTTTCGGCCTTCTGA
- a CDS encoding MFS transporter, with amino-acid sequence MDTTPSAQPLAATARAAAPNRRRVATAAALASAVEWYDYFVFGIAAALVLGDLYFPAGSSTAGVLAAFATFAVGFLARPIGGIVAGQLGDKKGRKPMLVIALTLMGVATTGIGLLPTYETIGVAAPVLLVLLRIVQGVAVGAQWGGAMLLATEYAPEGKRGIYGSVVQLGVPIGVVTANTVFLLAGAFTSESAFESWGWRVPFVVGLLVLGLAWYIHTRVEETPEFREAERALAEKEQGEQTSPLRTIMRDHLGTVLLAGGSFAVNTATFYILITGVLDYTTRELDMDHGAVLAVSLCVSLTQLVLIPGAAALSDKFGRIRVYTVGAVGIAVWAVPLFLLIDTGSLVWLAVGTFVASCFLSIMYGPQAALFAELFTPEMRYTGASLGYQIAAVGGGGLAPFVMVLLLEATGTSMAVSGYIIALSVIALVSIKVLADRARSR; translated from the coding sequence ATGGACACCACCCCCTCCGCTCAGCCCCTGGCCGCCACCGCCCGGGCCGCCGCCCCCAACCGCCGCCGCGTGGCCACCGCCGCGGCCCTCGCGTCGGCCGTCGAGTGGTACGACTACTTCGTCTTCGGCATCGCCGCCGCGCTCGTCCTGGGTGACCTGTACTTCCCGGCCGGCAGCTCCACCGCCGGGGTTCTGGCCGCCTTCGCCACCTTCGCGGTCGGCTTCCTCGCCCGCCCGATCGGCGGCATCGTCGCCGGCCAGCTCGGCGACAAGAAGGGCCGCAAGCCGATGCTGGTCATCGCGCTCACCCTGATGGGCGTGGCCACCACCGGCATCGGCCTGCTGCCCACGTACGAGACCATCGGCGTCGCCGCCCCCGTCCTGCTCGTCCTGCTCCGCATCGTTCAGGGCGTGGCCGTCGGCGCCCAGTGGGGCGGTGCGATGCTGCTGGCCACCGAGTACGCCCCCGAGGGCAAGCGCGGCATCTACGGCAGCGTCGTCCAGCTCGGCGTCCCCATCGGCGTGGTCACGGCCAACACCGTCTTCCTGCTGGCCGGGGCGTTCACCTCCGAGTCGGCCTTCGAGTCCTGGGGCTGGCGGGTGCCGTTCGTGGTCGGCCTGCTCGTCCTGGGGCTCGCCTGGTACATCCACACCCGCGTCGAGGAGACCCCGGAGTTCCGGGAGGCCGAGCGGGCGCTGGCCGAGAAGGAGCAGGGCGAGCAGACCTCCCCGCTGCGCACCATCATGCGGGATCACCTCGGCACGGTCCTGCTGGCCGGCGGCTCCTTCGCCGTGAACACCGCGACGTTCTACATCCTCATCACCGGCGTCCTCGACTACACGACGCGGGAACTGGACATGGACCACGGCGCGGTGCTCGCCGTCTCGCTCTGCGTCAGCCTCACCCAGCTGGTGCTGATCCCGGGCGCCGCCGCCCTGTCCGACAAGTTCGGCCGCATCAGGGTCTACACGGTCGGCGCGGTCGGCATCGCCGTGTGGGCCGTCCCGCTGTTCCTGCTCATCGACACCGGCTCGCTGGTGTGGCTGGCGGTCGGCACCTTCGTCGCCAGCTGCTTCCTCAGCATCATGTACGGCCCCCAGGCCGCCCTCTTCGCCGAACTGTTCACGCCGGAGATGCGCTACACCGGCGCCTCCCTCGGCTACCAGATCGCCGCCGTCGGCGGGGGCGGGCTCGCGCCCTTCGTCATGGTGCTGCTCCTGGAGGCGACGGGTACCTCGATGGCCGTGTCCGGCTACATCATCGCCCTCTCGGTGATCGCCCTGGTGTCCATCAAGGTGCTGGCCGACAGGGCGCGTTCACGCTGA
- a CDS encoding DMT family transporter produces the protein MMSTARTSPSAPSRRSQLLAAGAATVTVVLWASAFVSIRSAGEAYSPGALALGRLLSGAVVLALICLVRREGLPPRPAWRGIAISGLLWFGFYMVVLNWGEQQVDAGTAALVVNVGPILIALLGARLLGDALPPRLLAGMAVSFAGAVTVGLSMSGEGGSSLFGVVLCLLAAVAYAGGVVAQKPALGHASALQVTTFGCLVGAVLCLPFTGQLVHEAADAPVSATLNMVYLGVFPTALAFTTWAYALARTTAGRMGATTYAVPALVVLMSWLALGEVPGLLTLAGGALCLAGVAVSRSRKRARAATLDEPVGSRPEGASRSA, from the coding sequence ATGATGAGCACCGCTCGCACGTCCCCCTCCGCCCCCTCCCGCCGCTCGCAGCTGCTCGCGGCCGGCGCGGCCACCGTGACCGTCGTCCTGTGGGCCTCCGCCTTCGTTTCCATCCGCAGCGCCGGCGAGGCCTACTCGCCGGGTGCGCTGGCCCTCGGGCGGCTGCTGTCCGGCGCCGTGGTCCTCGCCCTGATCTGCCTGGTGCGGCGGGAAGGGCTGCCGCCCCGCCCGGCCTGGCGGGGGATCGCGATATCGGGGCTGCTGTGGTTCGGCTTCTACATGGTGGTCCTGAACTGGGGCGAGCAGCAGGTGGACGCCGGTACGGCCGCGCTGGTGGTGAACGTCGGCCCGATCCTCATCGCGCTGCTCGGCGCCCGCCTGCTCGGGGACGCGCTGCCGCCGCGGCTGCTGGCGGGGATGGCGGTGTCGTTCGCCGGTGCGGTGACCGTGGGCCTGTCGATGTCCGGCGAGGGCGGCTCCTCGCTGTTCGGGGTGGTGCTGTGTCTGCTGGCCGCGGTGGCGTACGCGGGCGGGGTGGTCGCGCAGAAGCCCGCGCTGGGGCACGCCAGCGCGCTTCAGGTGACGACGTTCGGCTGCCTGGTCGGTGCGGTGCTCTGCCTGCCGTTCACGGGGCAGCTGGTGCACGAGGCGGCCGACGCGCCCGTCTCGGCGACGCTGAACATGGTGTACCTGGGCGTGTTCCCGACCGCGCTGGCGTTCACGACCTGGGCGTACGCGCTGGCCCGGACGACCGCCGGGCGCATGGGCGCCACGACGTACGCCGTGCCCGCCCTGGTGGTCCTGATGTCGTGGCTGGCGCTCGGTGAGGTGCCGGGGCTGCTCACCCTGGCGGGCGGCGCGCTCTGCCTGGCGGGTGTGGCGGTGTCGCGGTCCCGCAAGCGGGCTCGGGCCGCGACCTTGGACGAGCCGGTGGGGTCGCGGCCCGAGGGCGCTTCGCGGTCAGCGTGA
- a CDS encoding TetR/AcrR family transcriptional regulator — translation MARPRKPLLSTDRIVEKARALVDAEGLAAVSTRRLAAELGVSGPSLYNHFRTKDEILEAVADSVSAQVDLSMFEDGREWRTALHDWAVSYRAALRDHPNIVPVLAHGPGRRPAGLHLADAVYGAMVAAGWPPAQATSIGALMRYFIMGSALGSFAGGFVDDAGAYDPAAYPHLQQAHLLAEQQEKIDERAFETGLTALLDGLTQQYAQVARDA, via the coding sequence ATGGCCCGACCGCGCAAGCCCCTGCTCAGCACCGACCGGATCGTCGAGAAAGCCCGCGCGCTGGTGGACGCGGAGGGCCTCGCGGCCGTCTCCACCCGCCGGCTCGCCGCGGAACTGGGCGTCAGCGGGCCCTCGCTCTACAACCACTTCCGCACCAAGGACGAGATCCTGGAGGCCGTCGCCGACTCGGTGAGCGCGCAGGTGGACCTGTCGATGTTCGAGGACGGCCGGGAGTGGCGGACCGCGCTGCACGACTGGGCCGTCTCCTACCGGGCGGCCCTGCGCGACCACCCCAACATCGTCCCCGTACTGGCGCACGGCCCCGGCCGCCGGCCGGCCGGGCTGCACCTCGCGGACGCCGTCTACGGCGCCATGGTCGCGGCCGGCTGGCCCCCGGCCCAGGCCACCTCCATCGGCGCGCTGATGCGGTACTTCATCATGGGCTCCGCGCTCGGTTCCTTCGCCGGTGGCTTCGTCGACGACGCCGGCGCCTACGACCCCGCCGCCTACCCGCACCTCCAGCAGGCCCACCTCCTGGCCGAGCAGCAGGAGAAGATCGACGAGCGGGCCTTCGAGACCGGGCTGACGGCCCTGCTGGACGGGCTGACGCAGCAGTACGCGCAGGTGGCGCGGGACGCCTGA
- a CDS encoding ArsR/SmtB family transcription factor — protein MTERDAEAPGLARLAGLIADETRAACLLALLDGRAWTAGELARHAGVAASTVSEHLGKLVAGGLLTEERQGRHRYVRLADERVAQLVEDLAAQVAPQAAARRPRTLRASSAGSAMARGRTCYDHLAGRLGISVTDALTGRGLLRQDTGFALTDAGLGWFDAAGIPLTATGRRPLARACLDWTERRPHLAGVAGAALCKHALDTGWCVRIGSERAVKVTPAGEAALSELLGIDPVALR, from the coding sequence ATGACCGAGAGGGACGCCGAGGCGCCCGGCCTCGCGCGGCTGGCCGGGCTGATCGCGGACGAGACGCGCGCCGCCTGTCTGCTGGCGCTGCTGGACGGACGCGCCTGGACCGCCGGTGAGCTGGCCCGGCACGCGGGCGTCGCCGCGTCCACGGTGAGCGAGCACCTGGGCAAGCTCGTCGCGGGCGGGCTGCTCACGGAGGAGCGCCAGGGACGGCACCGGTACGTGCGGCTGGCCGACGAGCGGGTCGCACAGCTGGTCGAGGACCTGGCGGCGCAGGTCGCGCCGCAGGCCGCCGCCCGGCGTCCACGCACCCTGCGGGCGTCGAGCGCCGGGTCGGCGATGGCCCGGGGGCGTACCTGCTACGACCATCTCGCCGGGCGGCTGGGCATCTCGGTGACCGACGCCCTCACCGGGCGCGGACTGCTGCGCCAGGACACCGGTTTCGCGCTCACCGACGCGGGGCTCGGCTGGTTCGACGCGGCCGGGATTCCGCTGACGGCCACGGGCCGCCGTCCGCTGGCGCGGGCCTGCCTCGACTGGACCGAACGCCGTCCGCATCTCGCGGGCGTGGCGGGCGCGGCCCTGTGCAAGCACGCCCTGGACACCGGCTGGTGCGTGCGCATCGGCTCGGAGCGGGCGGTGAAGGTCACACCGGCGGGCGAGGCCGCGCTCTCCGAACTGCTGGGCATCGATCCCGTGGCGCTGCGCTGA